Genomic segment of Pseudomonas sp. DY-1:
GGCTGGCAATCTGCTTTTCATCGGGCAGACGCAGTACCTGGCCGCTCTTCAGGCGGTTGATGTTGCCATCGACGAAGGCATCGGGGTTCAGATCCTGGATGGCCAGCATGGCCTGGTGCACCGAGCCACTGGCACGTGTGCGCTCAGCGATCTCCCAGAGGGTATCGCGGGATGTGGTGCGGTACTGGTCGGTTGGCGCCTTGGCCGCCGGCGCAGGAGCGGGGACAGGAGCCGGCGCTGGAGCACTGGGACGCGGCGCGACGCTGGAAGTTGCCGGGGCACTGCGAACTGGCGCTGGGGACGGGGCTACCGCGGGACGCGGAGCCGGAGCGGCAACCGGGATCTTCGGCGCGGCAGCGGCGGCAGCCTGCGGCGAGTAAAGCGGCGGATCGAGGAGCAGCGTGTACTCACGCAGGAGGCGGCCATTGGGCCAAAGCACCTCGACCAGGAAGTTCAGATAGGGTTCGCGGACCGGCTTGCTCGAAGTCACGCGGATAACGCTGCGACCGTTGGGCTTGACCACCGGGGTGAACTTGAGGTCCTGCAGGAAATACTGACGGTCGACACCCGCCTTGGAGAACTCCTCGGCCGATGCCAGGATCGGTTTGACCTCGGCCGACGCCAGGTCACGCACTTCCAGCAGCTCGATTTCCGCATCCAGTGGCTGGTTCAAGGAAGAACGCAGGGTGACTTCCCCGAGTCCCAGGGCGTTGGCCACACCCGAAGTCAGCGCGGATGCAGCCGCGATTGCCAGCACAAGTTTGCGAACCCGAACCATAGAGTGATTCCCTTGTTTTATCTTTTTTCTCGCTGCGCGAGAGGAGGGTCTTAAGTCGCTGCCTGCGCACGCCGAAACGGCGGCTCCCCATCAACGATAAGGCCAAGCCAGTATTGTCAAGCTAGAATATTTCTACAAATTTTCAGGTAAGTATCTTTGACAGATAGTGTTTTATCAACAACTCGGCCGACTGCACAGCATTGAGCGCAGCGCCTTTTCTTGCATTATCTGAAGCAATCCACAAATTGAGTTCGCACGGGTCATCCAACCCACCTCGAACCCGGCCTACATATACCGAATCCTGTCCTACGGCGTCGCCGACAGCGGTCGGATAATCACCTTCTTCTTCCACAAACTCGACGCTCGGCGCAATCCCGAGCCGCTCGCGCACCTTGGCGACATCCACCGGCTGCTCTGCCACGACCGATACTGCCAGGCTGTCTCCAAAGAAGACTGGTGCCAGGGCGCATGTGGCGGACACACGCAAATCCGGCTCGCCGAGCAACTGTTTGATCTCGCTCGCCAGGCGACGCTCCAGGGAGGCATGCCCTTCGGCATCCGGTGCACCGGCCTGAGCCAGGACGTTGAAGGCAATCTGGCGATCGAAAAAGCGCGGTTCCAGTGGTCGCGCATTGAGCAGCTCGGCTGTCTGGCGCGCCAACTCGGTTACGCCCTCACGGCCACGACAGGAAACCGCCAGG
This window contains:
- a CDS encoding aspartate-semialdehyde dehydrogenase, whose protein sequence is MSQTLDIAVIGATGTVGETLVQLLEERDFPVGNLHLLASGESAGSSLPFKGRNLRVRDVADFDFSQVRLAFFAAGEAVTRSFAARATSAGCSLIDLSGALDPVKAPGLVPEANPQLLDTLSAPYQLSSPSASSVALACVLAPLKDLLKPKRISVMASLAVSCRGREGVTELARQTAELLNARPLEPRFFDRQIAFNVLAQAGAPDAEGHASLERRLASEIKQLLGEPDLRVSATCALAPVFFGDSLAVSVVAEQPVDVAKVRERLGIAPSVEFVEEEGDYPTAVGDAVGQDSVYVGRVRGGLDDPCELNLWIASDNARKGAALNAVQSAELLIKHYLSKILT